In one Hemiscyllium ocellatum isolate sHemOce1 chromosome 29, sHemOce1.pat.X.cur, whole genome shotgun sequence genomic region, the following are encoded:
- the ttc36 gene encoding tetratricopeptide repeat protein 36 translates to MSTLSDQAVLQTIFNPNNPFGNNLGLEAEVDLTDDDSKFDPVLVQQAKQLELHGVSLAESGNVNAAVEVFTQAIAILPERASGYNNRAQSLRLMGDTTGAKSDLNKAIDLSEGRGRTASLALVQRGLLYRLYGQDEEALQDFRKAADLGNRFAKYQVTIMNPYAALCNRMLAKMVGSLRNPEPPTTPSV, encoded by the exons ATGTCTACCCTCAGTGACCAAGCTGTGCTCCAGACTATCTTCAACCCCAACAATCCTTTTGGCAACAATCTTGGGCTGGAAGCAGAGGTCGATCTAACTGATGATG ATAGCAAGTTTGATCCAGTCTTAGTGCAACAAGCTAAACAATTGGAACTGCATGGAGTTTCCCTGGCAGAATCTGGGAATGTGAATGCAGCTGTGGAAGTATTCACTCAGGCCATAGCGATCCTCCCTGAGCGAGCATCTGGCTACAACAACCGAGCACAGAGTCTGCGCCTGATGGGAGACACAACAG GGGCCAAGAGTGACCTGAACAAAGCAATTGATCTCAGCGAAGGAAGAGGACGGACAGCCAGTTTGGCTTTGGTTCAGCGAGGGCTTCTTTACCGACTCTATGGACAGGATGAAGAGGCTCTGCAGGACTTCAGAAAAGCGGCGGATCTAGGCAATAGATTTGCCAAGTACCAAGTGACCATCATGAATCCTTATGCAGCTCTGTGCAATCGCATGCTAGCCAAGATGGTGGGCAGCCTAAGGAATCCAGAACCTCCTACAACTCCCTCTGTGTAA